From the Spiroplasma chrysopicola DF-1 genome, one window contains:
- a CDS encoding ABC transporter: MEQNNENPKFGQVFKKEFCEQTVKNKHRIIKFVAICFVPFLYGFFCIWAFWNPFINVDKIPMAIASQDANQCIVYKPANDSDQIIANGTEFDYYSVKDQKACLAKATAKPGKIAQFGGITDNIITGPSYYNQDKNAVEIKVSVITLKLDYLKLPADNFTPQDKYWIQLKIPQDYSEHLTELMLNLKDGNLSEATLYDNISWLLEHQVNIWGTYKQNFLIGYFANEFTGLRKSFIKDAVTQLILPILYTIVADPNTGVVTKKNFQKYLEDIKVSHLTTLVNNLTEKGFLTKTQSKKIITLLKTFGIVRHLTGSYIFKDNSELSRTDYFVQSDKLAGKFSDLGNIIDIPYDVQGYQFNEYGIGLGELFIFIGVWVGTLTQTFVYDRKGRSTNAKWYQHYFSKILLMLTTSWLQTTILMLSLLILGFGAIGLSYIWLWLWILFIGSVFVIIIGSIWMAVKDEMIGRVLVLIYLILNLSAGWGTFPSFMQNGFFNVISYITPFRYGLQNMGTIIYGLTSPTPGGIASYQLEIMQNFAILLIWVAVFVLIGALTTYYRFRKLRYGTLNAKIIFQVIVNSPEVVNKPRHIWELKKLTATEQAIVKNKVLAVIEKREVKI, translated from the coding sequence ATGGAACAAAATAATGAAAACCCAAAATTTGGACAAGTGTTTAAAAAAGAATTTTGTGAACAAACAGTTAAAAATAAACATCGTATTATTAAGTTTGTTGCAATTTGTTTTGTTCCATTTTTATATGGTTTCTTTTGTATTTGAGCTTTTTGGAATCCTTTTATTAATGTTGATAAAATTCCAATGGCAATTGCTAGCCAAGATGCAAATCAATGTATTGTCTATAAACCAGCAAATGATAGTGACCAGATAATTGCCAATGGAACAGAATTTGACTATTATTCTGTTAAAGATCAAAAGGCATGTTTAGCTAAAGCAACAGCTAAACCTGGGAAAATTGCCCAATTTGGAGGTATTACCGATAATATTATTACTGGCCCAAGTTATTATAATCAAGATAAAAACGCGGTAGAAATAAAAGTTAGTGTAATTACCTTAAAATTAGACTATTTAAAATTACCAGCTGATAATTTTACACCACAAGATAAATACTGAATCCAATTAAAGATTCCACAAGATTATAGTGAACATTTAACAGAACTAATGTTAAATTTAAAAGATGGTAATTTATCAGAAGCAACTTTATATGATAATATTTCATGGTTATTAGAACATCAAGTTAATATTTGGGGAACGTATAAACAAAATTTTTTAATTGGTTATTTTGCTAATGAATTTACCGGATTACGAAAAAGTTTTATTAAAGATGCTGTAACGCAATTAATCTTACCAATCCTGTATACAATAGTAGCTGATCCTAATACTGGTGTAGTAACGAAAAAGAATTTTCAAAAATATCTTGAAGATATTAAGGTCAGTCATTTAACAACTTTGGTTAATAATTTAACGGAAAAAGGTTTTTTGACAAAAACACAAAGTAAAAAGATTATTACCCTATTAAAAACATTTGGCATTGTTCGTCATTTGACCGGAAGTTATATCTTTAAAGATAATAGTGAACTGTCGCGTACGGACTATTTTGTTCAAAGTGATAAGTTAGCCGGAAAATTTAGTGATCTTGGTAATATTATCGATATTCCTTATGATGTACAAGGTTATCAGTTTAATGAATATGGAATTGGCTTGGGAGAATTATTTATTTTTATTGGAGTTTGAGTTGGGACTTTAACCCAAACCTTTGTTTATGATCGTAAAGGTCGTAGCACAAATGCGAAATGGTATCAACACTATTTTTCGAAGATATTATTAATGCTAACAACATCTTGACTACAAACAACAATTTTAATGTTATCGTTATTAATTTTAGGTTTCGGGGCAATTGGTCTATCGTATATTTGATTATGACTATGAATTCTTTTCATTGGCTCTGTATTTGTCATTATCATTGGGAGCATTTGAATGGCAGTAAAAGACGAAATGATTGGTCGTGTTTTAGTGTTGATTTATTTGATTTTAAACTTATCGGCAGGGTGAGGAACTTTCCCATCATTTATGCAAAATGGTTTTTTCAATGTAATATCTTATATAACACCATTCCGCTATGGTTTACAAAATATGGGAACAATTATTTATGGTTTAACATCCCCAACTCCGGGAGGGATTGCTAGCTATCAATTAGAAATTATGCAAAACTTTGCAATTCTTTTAATTTGAGTCGCAGTTTTTGTTTTAATTGGAGCGTTAACAACATATTATCGCTTCCGTAAATTGCGTTATGGAACATTAAATGCTAAAATTATTTTCCAAGTAATTGTTAATAGTCCCGAAGTTGTTAATAAACCACGACATATTTGGGAATTAAAAAAATTAACAGCTACAGAGCAAGCAATTGTCAAAAATAAA